In Meles meles chromosome 14, mMelMel3.1 paternal haplotype, whole genome shotgun sequence, a single window of DNA contains:
- the LOC123925035 gene encoding NEDD4-binding protein 2-like 2 isoform X5, translating into MPYGEIEAKSLDHREELTGEPRYKKLKSAEEACVFSHHGTADFHRIQEKAGNDWVPVTIVDVKEHSYLQEDKTKITDSVKPVHDEMPGNNRSDVIESIDTQILQDASPALVSKDDEIYSTSKAFIGPIYNPPEKKKYNERRNHSEAVSGIDGKGGREQKQKFSSKKSKLDNELFQFYKEIEELENEKDDLEGCCEEPELSEEKLTVYYQDYNNELLKSEEVKERDVSNVLQSHCSYQQHRENEPGKYPCNGQVIPAFCDDSLTSFRPEWQSVHSFIVPQGPPPPSFNYHLNMQRFSALPNPPSNIFHVPDGSQHQNGYYVNSCHINWDCLTFDQNNDYIDYSENTSRDHAFFNGYSVQDGYVSNGFCETREGCWEDPSMDEHNGIDRLKNQQFQEEKLNKLQKLLILLRGLPGSGKTTLSRILLGQSRDGIVFSTDDYFHHQDGYRYNVNQLGDAHDWNQNRAKQAINQGRSPVIIDNTNTQAWEMKPYVEMEE; encoded by the exons ATGCCTTATGGTGAAATTGAAGCGAAATCCTTGGATCATCGTGAAGAACTAACAGGTGAACCACGCTATAAAAAATTGAAGTCGGCTGAAGAGGCTTGTGTTTTTTCTCATCACGGTACTGCTGATTTTCACAGAATCCAAGAGAAAGCTGGGAATGATTGGGTCCCTGTGACCATTGTTGATGTCAAGGAACATAGTTATCTTCAGGAGGACAAAACCAAAATTACAGACTCGGTGAAACCTGTGCATGATGAGATGCCTGGCAATAATAGATCAGATGTTATCGAATCCATTGATACACAGATTTTACAGGATGCCAGTCCTGCATTGGTATCCAAAGATGATGAGATATATAGCACAAGTAAAGCATTTATAGGACCCATTTACAATCCCCCTGAGAAGAAGAAATATAATGAAAGGAGAAATCACTCAGAAGCAGTCAGTGGTATAGATGGCAAAGGAGGAcgagaacagaaacagaaattcagCTCCAAAAAATCAAAGCTTGACAACGAATTATTCCAGTTTTACAAGGAAATTGAAGagcttgaaaatgaaaaagatgatcTGGAAGGCTGTTGTGAAGAACCTGAGCTCTCTGAAGAAAAACTTACTGTGTATTATCAGGACTATAATAATGAGCTGTTAAAATCCGAAGAAGTAAAGGAAAGAGATGTTAGTAATGTTCTTCAGTCGCATTGTAGCTACCAACAGCACAGGGAGAACGAGCCAGGCAAATATCCTTGTAATGGACAAGTAATACCTGCATTTTGTGATGATTCCTTAACTTCCTTCAGGCCTGAATGGCAATCAGTGCATTCTTTTATAGTACCCCAAGGTCCTCCTCCTCCCAGTTTTAACTATCATTTAAATATGCAAAGATTCAGTGCTCTACCAAATCCACCATCAAATATTTTCCATGTTCCAGATGGGTCTCAGCATCAAAATGGGTATTATGTAAATAGTTGTCACATTAACTGGGATTGTTTGACTTTTGATCAGAACAATGACTATATTGACTATAGTGAGAATACCAGTAGAGATCATGCCTTTTTTAATGGCTACAGTGTGCAAGATGGATATGTGAGTAATGGTTTCTGTGAAACCAGGGAAGGATGCTGGGAAGATCCTTCTATGGACGAGCATAATGGAATAGACAGGCTTAAGAACCAGCAGtttcaagaggaaaagttaaataaattgcAGAAGTTACTTATTCTTTTAAGAGGTTTGCCTGGTTCTGGGAAAACAACGTTGTCTCG AATTCTGCTTGGTCAGAGTCGTGATGGCATTGTGTTCAGCACTGATGACTATTTTCACCATCAAGATGGGTACAGGTATAATGTTAATCAACTTGGTGATGCCCATGACTGGAACCAGAAC